In Dysidea avara chromosome 3, odDysAvar1.4, whole genome shotgun sequence, a single window of DNA contains:
- the LOC136251751 gene encoding tyrosine-protein kinase transmembrane receptor Ror-like produces MCVCVCVLYIGFCGATEDASPMMILEFMQFGDLHSFMVNNKPTSKSSGLPLSTLYSIAMDVATALDFLSSHRYVHRDVAARNCLVGEGFRVKLADFGLARRMEDQDYYLMGGKRVLPVRWMAPESLVYGLSTSASDVWSYGVLLWELVTYGEMPHRSLNVQEII; encoded by the exons atgtgtgtgtgtgtgtgtgtactatataTAGGGTTTTGTGGTGCAACTGAAGATGCTTCTCCTATGATGATATTGGAGTTTATGCAGTTTGGTGACTTGCATTCTTTTATGGTCAACAATAAACCAACCAGTAAATCATCTGGGCTTCCTTTGTCAACACTTTACAGCATTGCGATGGAT GTGGCTACTGCTTTGGATTTCCTTTCATCTCACAGATATGTTCATAGGGATGTTGCTGCTAGAAATTGTTTag TTGGAGAAGGTTTCCGAGTGAAACTTGCTGATTTTGGATTAGCCCGAAGAATGGAAGATCAAGACTATTATTTGATGGGAGGAAAGAGAGTGTTACCTGTTAGGTGGATGGCTCCAGAATCTCTTGTGTATGGCTTGTCAACATCAGCATCAGATGTGTG GTCGTATGGGGTGTTACTATGGGAACTAGTTACATATGGAGAGATGCCACATCGATCACTGAATGTGCAAGAAATAATTTAG
- the LOC136251752 gene encoding uncharacterized protein, translated as MIPQLLFTLNVILVSFTLRSEAVTNKINCTVEDDIVKQEIQKFYCIAVKVYDELETTKLGSIKPVLSDRDFNKHSVDIMLEQFTATCKIHTSVMMYKYQLEQYILMKDSDDHLYTITAALQETVSLLEKIEESTSGLACVEFTPEQYQMIYTLLYDGQPLLTSLIQQVKKWTQAEDYCSNYGYPVPHNENCI; from the exons CTCGTCTCATTTACACTAAGAAGTGAAGCAGTTACTAATAAAATAAACTGTACAGTTGAAGATGacattgtgaaacaagagatccAAAAATTCTATTGCATTGCAGTTAAAGTCTATGATGAGCTTGAAACA ACCAAACTAGGTTCAATCAAACCAGTGTTATCAGATAGAGACTTCAACAAACATTCAGTTGACATAATGTTAGAACAATTTACAGCTACCTGTAAGATCCACACCAGTGTAATGATGTACAAATATCAACTAGAACAATACATACTAATGAAGGACTCTGATGATCATTTATATACTATAACTGCTGCCTTGCAAGAGACAGTTAGCCTTCTTGAAAAGATTGAG GAATCTACCTCAGGACTAGCATGTGTAGAGTTTACTCCAGAACAATACCAGATGATATACACTTTACTTTATGATGGTCAACCACTACTAACGTCTCTTATACAACAAGTCAAGAAGTGGACACAAGCTGAAGATTACTGTAGTAATTATGGCTACCCAGTACCACATAATGAGAACTGCATATAG